A single genomic interval of Flavobacterium sp. N2820 harbors:
- a CDS encoding aldose 1-epimerase family protein, whose amino-acid sequence MLITLSNTKISASINTIGAELSRLEKNNKNYIWTIDEDFWNRTSPILFPIVGRLKNDTYRFKNKTYPLQRHGFARNFDFKIENKTENSALFSLVSTTETLLQFPFEFELKMEYRLTENGLEITYFVCNKSDEVMPFSIGAHPAFAIDHTFDNYSLVFNQSEKMISHQLENEQFDGSIREIEAKNGKINLDYSLFEQDALVFKEMKSNEISLHYNDEFILKMSFEGFPYLGIWTKPNAPFLCIEPWCGLADNLNHNGSIEEKEGINFLQPQAIFTRTIKIEL is encoded by the coding sequence ATGTTAATTACACTATCAAATACTAAAATTTCGGCATCGATTAATACAATTGGCGCCGAATTATCTCGATTAGAAAAAAACAACAAAAATTACATTTGGACTATTGATGAAGATTTTTGGAATAGAACTTCCCCTATTTTATTTCCAATAGTTGGAAGATTAAAAAATGACACATATCGTTTCAAAAACAAAACTTATCCTTTACAAAGACATGGTTTTGCTCGAAATTTTGATTTTAAAATTGAAAATAAAACCGAAAATTCAGCGCTTTTTTCTTTGGTAAGTACAACAGAAACTTTGCTACAATTTCCGTTTGAATTTGAATTAAAAATGGAATATCGTTTAACCGAAAATGGTTTAGAAATTACCTATTTTGTGTGCAACAAATCCGATGAGGTAATGCCCTTTTCAATTGGAGCGCATCCAGCTTTTGCAATTGATCATACATTTGATAATTATAGTTTGGTTTTTAATCAATCTGAAAAAATGATTTCGCATCAATTAGAAAATGAACAATTTGATGGCTCTATTAGAGAAATTGAAGCAAAAAACGGAAAAATCAATCTAGATTATTCGCTTTTTGAACAAGATGCTTTAGTTTTTAAAGAAATGAAGTCAAACGAAATTTCGCTTCATTATAATGATGAATTTATTTTAAAAATGAGTTTTGAAGGTTTTCCTTATTTGGGAATTTGGACAAAACCAAACGCTCCATTTTTGTGCATTGAACCTTGGTGTGGCTTAGCAGATAACCTCAATCATAATGGTAGTATTGAAGAAAAAGAAGGAATTAACTTTTTACAACCACAAGCAATTTTTACCCGAACTATAAAAATAGAACTATAA
- a CDS encoding GNAT family N-acetyltransferase: MLQLNFSPFPILESERLRFRKLTNEDAPEILALRGNPEIMKFIPRPLTTNIDEALAHIKIINDKIDENLDINWAVTEKGSDKCIGIMGFYRTQPEHFRTELGYMISPEHNGKGYVTEAVKTLLNYAFNTLNFHSIEAVIDSRHVASERVLQKNGFIKEAHFKENFYYNNEFTDTVIYGLLKRNFNQC, translated from the coding sequence ATGTTACAACTTAACTTCTCTCCTTTTCCAATACTAGAATCTGAACGTTTGCGTTTTAGAAAATTAACTAATGAAGATGCACCCGAAATTTTAGCACTTCGCGGCAATCCCGAAATCATGAAATTTATTCCAAGGCCATTGACTACAAATATTGACGAAGCACTTGCTCATATTAAAATAATTAATGATAAAATAGATGAAAATCTTGATATCAATTGGGCGGTAACCGAAAAAGGAAGTGATAAATGCATTGGAATTATGGGATTTTACAGAACACAACCAGAACATTTTAGAACCGAATTAGGCTATATGATTTCACCCGAACACAACGGAAAAGGTTATGTTACTGAAGCAGTTAAAACACTATTAAATTATGCTTTTAACACCTTAAACTTTCACTCAATTGAAGCAGTAATTGATTCCAGACACGTTGCATCTGAGCGTGTTCTCCAAAAAAATGGATTTATAAAAGAAGCCCATTTTAAAGAAAATTTTTATTACAACAATGAATTTACAGATACCGTAATCTATGGATTGCTAAAACGAAATTTCAATCAATGTTAA
- a CDS encoding DUF2238 domain-containing protein, with the protein MKLPYIFISLFFIGLILSGINPKEYFTWFLEVSPAIIGLLILIFTHKKFQFTNFTYLFILIHCYILFLGGHYTYAEVPLFDWIKETFDQSRNNYDKVGHFAQGFVPAMITRELFIRKNVISNSSFFNFIIVAVCLAISAAYEWLEWGVSLCTGDGGDAFLGTQGYVWDTQSDMLYATIGAICMLIFFSKKHDKAIQELIH; encoded by the coding sequence ATGAAGCTCCCATACATTTTTATTTCGCTATTTTTTATCGGGCTAATCCTCTCAGGAATCAATCCAAAGGAATATTTTACTTGGTTTTTAGAAGTTTCTCCAGCAATTATTGGTTTACTTATTTTAATTTTTACTCATAAAAAATTTCAATTTACTAATTTTACCTATTTATTTATTCTGATACATTGTTATATATTGTTCTTAGGCGGACATTACACCTATGCAGAAGTACCGCTTTTTGATTGGATTAAAGAAACGTTTGACCAAAGCAGAAATAATTACGACAAAGTAGGTCATTTTGCGCAAGGTTTTGTTCCAGCTATGATTACACGTGAATTATTTATTCGTAAAAATGTAATCTCAAACTCTAGTTTCTTTAACTTCATTATAGTTGCAGTATGTTTAGCGATTAGTGCAGCTTACGAATGGTTAGAATGGGGAGTTTCGCTTTGTACTGGTGATGGTGGCGATGCTTTTTTAGGAACACAAGGCTATGTTTGGGATACACAATCTGATATGCTATATGCAACCATTGGTGCCATTTGTATGCTGATTTTCTTCAGTAAAAAACACGATAAAGCGATTCAAGAGCTAATCCATTAA
- a CDS encoding DUF4199 domain-containing protein: MNKIILKNGLFGSIIVSALLVFVTMYMRANPEKEVSMLIGFTVMTLAFFFLFWGIKQQREANNGLISFGKAFMTGFWISLIISTIYVLVWLIILYNFFPNFAEHYTDMAIQKASPDEVAKVTEEMNSFKEMYKNPIMVILFTYMEILPLGIVISFISALILKKK; this comes from the coding sequence ATGAACAAGATTATTTTAAAAAACGGATTATTTGGAAGCATTATTGTCTCGGCATTGTTAGTATTTGTTACCATGTATATGAGAGCAAATCCAGAAAAAGAAGTAAGTATGCTTATTGGATTTACCGTTATGACTCTTGCCTTTTTCTTTCTATTTTGGGGAATTAAACAACAACGAGAAGCAAATAATGGGTTAATTTCATTTGGTAAAGCTTTCATGACAGGCTTCTGGATTTCGCTAATTATTTCAACAATTTATGTTTTAGTTTGGCTTATAATATTATATAATTTTTTTCCAAATTTTGCAGAACATTATACTGACATGGCTATTCAAAAAGCAAGTCCGGATGAAGTGGCAAAAGTAACCGAAGAAATGAATTCTTTTAAAGAAATGTATAAAAATCCAATTATGGTTATTTTATTCACTTACATGGAAATTTTACCTTTAGGAATTGTAATTTCTTTCATAAGTGCTTTAATTTTGAAAAAAAAATAA
- the clpB gene encoding ATP-dependent chaperone ClpB: MNINKFTIKSQEALQQAQQIAQSFGQQQLENEHLFKGILEVDENVTPFILKKLNVNVELFKKVLDSTIQSFPKVSGGDIMFSRDAATTVNEAEIIAKKMNDEFVSIEHLILAIFKSKSKVAQILKDQGVTEKGLHAAIDEMRKGERVTSASAEETYNSLNKYAKNLNELAKSGKLDPVIGRDEEIRRVLQILTRRTKNNPMLVGEPGVGKTAIAEGLAHRIVDGDVPENLKDKIVYSLDMGALIAGAKYKGEFEERLKAVVKEVTSAEGDIVLFIDEIHTLVGAGGGEGAMDAANILKPALARGELRAIGATTLDEYQKYFEKDKALERRFQKVMVDEPDTESAISILRGIKEKYETHHKVRIKDDAIIAAVELSQRYITNRFLPDKAIDLMDEAASKLRMEINSKPEELDVLDRKIMQLEIEIEAIKRENDETKLKVLGLDLANLKEDRNEIFTKWKSEKDVVDNIQNVKQEIEDFKMEAEQAERNGDYGKVAEIRYGKIKEAQERLDALQIQLAENQAGTSLIKEEVTREDIAEVVAKWTGIPVMKMLQGEREKLLKLEDELHYRVVGQEEAIEAVSDAVRRSRAGLQDMKKPIGSFLFLGTTGVGKTELAKALAEYLFDDENAMTRIDMSEYQERHSVSRLVGAPPGYVGYDEGGQLTEAVRRKPYSVILLDEIEKAHPDTFNILLQVLDEGRLTDNKGRVADFKNTIIIMTSNMGSAIIQDKFDNLKGNIEAVTEAAKVEVLGLLKQTVRPEFINRIDEIVMFTPLTSANIKQIVGLQLKSVTKMLAHQNITMDATPEAIDYLAEKGYDPQYGARPVKRVIQREVLNQLSKEILAGKVTTDSIILLDAFDGQLVFRNESELVK, encoded by the coding sequence ATGAACATCAATAAATTCACAATCAAATCGCAAGAAGCTTTGCAACAAGCACAGCAAATTGCACAAAGTTTTGGGCAACAACAACTCGAAAACGAACACTTATTTAAAGGAATTCTCGAAGTCGATGAAAATGTAACGCCTTTCATTTTGAAAAAACTCAACGTTAATGTGGAGCTTTTCAAAAAAGTATTGGATAGCACCATTCAAAGTTTTCCGAAAGTTTCTGGTGGCGACATTATGTTCTCTCGTGATGCTGCAACTACTGTAAACGAAGCCGAAATCATTGCTAAAAAAATGAACGATGAATTTGTTTCTATCGAACATTTAATCTTAGCTATTTTCAAATCGAAAAGCAAAGTCGCACAGATTTTGAAAGATCAAGGTGTTACTGAAAAAGGATTGCATGCCGCTATAGACGAAATGCGTAAAGGTGAACGAGTAACTTCTGCATCTGCGGAAGAAACTTACAATTCCTTAAATAAATACGCTAAAAACCTCAACGAACTAGCCAAAAGTGGTAAACTCGATCCTGTGATTGGTCGTGACGAAGAAATTCGAAGAGTTTTACAAATTCTAACTCGTAGAACTAAAAACAATCCGATGTTGGTTGGTGAGCCTGGAGTTGGTAAAACAGCCATTGCCGAAGGTTTAGCACACCGAATTGTAGATGGCGATGTTCCTGAAAATCTAAAAGATAAAATCGTTTATTCTTTAGATATGGGCGCATTGATTGCAGGTGCAAAATACAAAGGTGAGTTTGAAGAAAGACTAAAAGCAGTCGTAAAAGAAGTTACATCTGCAGAAGGTGATATCGTACTTTTCATTGACGAAATCCATACGTTGGTTGGAGCTGGCGGTGGCGAAGGTGCCATGGATGCAGCCAACATTCTTAAACCTGCTTTGGCTCGTGGCGAATTGCGCGCGATTGGTGCAACAACTTTAGACGAATACCAAAAGTATTTTGAAAAAGACAAAGCACTCGAAAGACGTTTCCAAAAAGTAATGGTCGATGAACCTGATACAGAAAGTGCGATTTCGATTTTACGTGGTATCAAGGAAAAATATGAAACCCACCATAAAGTGCGAATCAAAGACGATGCTATTATTGCGGCTGTCGAATTATCGCAACGTTATATTACCAATCGTTTTCTTCCAGATAAAGCAATTGACTTGATGGACGAGGCGGCTTCTAAATTGCGTATGGAAATCAATTCAAAACCCGAAGAATTGGATGTTTTGGATAGAAAAATCATGCAATTAGAAATCGAAATTGAGGCTATTAAACGTGAGAATGATGAAACCAAGTTAAAAGTTCTTGGTTTGGATTTGGCAAACTTAAAAGAAGACCGAAACGAAATTTTCACCAAATGGAAATCTGAGAAAGATGTTGTTGACAATATTCAAAACGTCAAACAAGAAATTGAAGATTTCAAAATGGAGGCCGAACAAGCCGAACGCAATGGTGATTACGGAAAAGTAGCCGAAATTCGTTATGGAAAAATTAAAGAAGCGCAAGAGCGATTGGATGCTTTGCAAATTCAATTAGCAGAAAATCAAGCAGGAACTTCCTTAATTAAAGAAGAAGTAACTCGCGAAGATATTGCCGAAGTCGTAGCCAAATGGACTGGAATTCCAGTAATGAAAATGTTGCAAGGTGAAAGAGAAAAACTCTTGAAACTAGAAGACGAATTACACTATCGAGTGGTTGGTCAAGAAGAAGCAATTGAAGCGGTGAGCGATGCTGTGCGAAGAAGTCGTGCCGGATTGCAAGACATGAAAAAACCAATCGGTTCGTTCTTATTCTTAGGAACAACAGGTGTTGGAAAAACCGAATTAGCCAAAGCGTTAGCCGAATATCTATTTGACGATGAAAACGCGATGACTCGAATTGATATGAGTGAATATCAAGAGCGTCATTCGGTAAGTAGATTAGTTGGTGCGCCTCCAGGATACGTAGGTTATGACGAAGGCGGACAATTGACTGAAGCGGTGCGAAGAAAACCGTATTCTGTAATTCTTTTGGACGAAATTGAAAAAGCGCATCCTGATACGTTCAATATCTTATTACAAGTTTTGGACGAAGGACGATTGACTGATAACAAAGGTCGTGTGGCGGATTTCAAAAATACCATTATCATCATGACTTCTAATATGGGAAGCGCGATAATTCAGGACAAATTTGATAACCTAAAAGGAAATATCGAAGCCGTAACCGAAGCTGCCAAAGTAGAAGTTTTAGGTTTATTAAAACAAACAGTACGACCTGAGTTTATCAATAGAATTGACGAAATTGTAATGTTTACGCCATTAACGAGTGCCAACATCAAGCAAATTGTTGGTTTGCAACTGAAAAGCGTAACCAAAATGTTAGCACACCAAAACATAACAATGGATGCAACTCCAGAAGCGATTGATTATTTAGCCGAAAAAGGTTACGATCCACAATATGGAGCACGACCAGTGAAAAGAGTCATTCAAAGAGAGGTTCTTAATCAGTTGAGTAAAGAGATTTTGGCTGGAAAAGTAACTACTGATAGTATTATTTTGCTAGACGCTTTTGACGGGCAATTGGTTTTTAGAAACGAAAGTGAATTAGTAAAATAA
- a CDS encoding T9SS-dependent choice-of-anchor J family protein, producing the protein MKKKYSLLVIIFCFYFSGQSQTIFFEDFEGTGGTFPTGWTLFNVDGLTPNASVSYMTNAWIVRADPNNAANIMATSTSWYTPAGVSNDWMMSPPITLTNNNVLSWDAYSPDAAFPDGYEVRISTTTADIAASSVVLFSTTAESSTITNRSVDLSAYSGQTVYISWRNNSNDKFLLLVDNIEVISTLSYDSNISATSSNEYSRIPFSQAGNLNSNITVSNLGVNAMTNLVVTLNVYDLASTLVYTENSTPIASLASGANQTVNLVGYTPTTSGSYTFTHVLTSTETDSDLLNNTISYSKEIENTYARDNNIITGSLGIGAGTSGQLGQEFEIVNPTNIVSVSFILNNSDGTLTGTTTYATIWDMVAGVPNAIIAQTVPVTIVSTVNNLYTANIVSGNFTLTPGTYLIAIEEGTLNIQVANTDAIFTPGTVWVNWPTIPSGSWANVETFGANFAKSFVIRPNFMDILSTNNNQLDTDSITLYPNPAKNNIRILNNSELNLINATIYDISGRIVSFYNLNNNSVNNLDISKLSTGNYTINIQSESGAITKKMIIN; encoded by the coding sequence ATGAAAAAAAAATACTCTTTATTAGTTATTATTTTTTGTTTCTATTTTTCTGGACAATCACAAACAATATTTTTTGAAGATTTTGAAGGAACAGGAGGAACATTCCCTACAGGATGGACACTTTTCAATGTAGACGGATTAACTCCTAATGCTAGCGTTTCCTATATGACAAACGCATGGATTGTTAGAGCTGACCCAAATAATGCAGCAAATATTATGGCTACAAGTACATCTTGGTACACTCCTGCTGGAGTGTCAAATGACTGGATGATGTCACCTCCTATAACTTTGACAAACAACAATGTTTTATCATGGGATGCTTACTCACCTGATGCTGCTTTTCCAGATGGATATGAAGTAAGAATATCGACCACTACTGCAGATATAGCTGCTTCTAGTGTCGTTTTATTTTCTACAACTGCAGAGAGCTCAACAATAACAAATCGTTCAGTTGATTTATCAGCATATTCAGGACAAACTGTATATATTTCTTGGAGAAACAATAGTAATGACAAATTTTTACTTTTAGTAGATAACATAGAAGTAATTTCTACTTTAAGTTATGATTCGAATATAAGTGCAACCTCTTCTAACGAGTATTCAAGAATACCTTTTTCTCAAGCTGGAAATTTAAATTCAAATATAACAGTTTCTAATTTAGGCGTCAATGCAATGACTAATCTAGTAGTTACATTAAATGTATATGATTTAGCATCAACACTTGTATATACTGAAAACAGTACCCCTATTGCAAGTTTAGCATCAGGAGCAAATCAAACTGTAAATTTGGTAGGATATACTCCAACAACTTCTGGTAGCTATACATTTACTCATGTACTTACAAGCACAGAAACAGATTCAGATTTATTAAACAATACGATAAGCTATAGTAAAGAAATTGAAAATACTTATGCAAGAGACAATAATATTATAACTGGATCTTTAGGGATTGGAGCAGGAACAAGTGGACAACTAGGACAAGAGTTTGAAATTGTAAATCCAACAAATATTGTGTCAGTAAGTTTTATTCTAAATAATTCAGATGGTACTTTAACAGGAACAACAACATATGCAACTATTTGGGACATGGTAGCTGGTGTACCTAATGCAATTATTGCACAAACTGTTCCAGTAACAATTGTTAGTACTGTAAATAATTTATACACAGCCAATATTGTTAGTGGAAATTTCACACTTACTCCAGGAACATATTTAATTGCTATTGAAGAAGGTACCTTAAATATCCAAGTTGCAAATACAGATGCAATTTTTACTCCTGGTACTGTTTGGGTAAATTGGCCAACAATTCCATCAGGTTCATGGGCTAATGTTGAAACATTTGGAGCTAATTTTGCCAAAAGTTTTGTAATTAGACCAAATTTCATGGATATATTAAGTACAAATAATAATCAATTAGATACTGATTCAATAACTTTATATCCAAATCCAGCTAAAAACAATATCAGAATATTAAACAATAGTGAACTAAATTTAATCAATGCAACTATTTATGACATTAGCGGTCGCATTGTATCTTTCTATAATTTAAATAATAATTCAGTAAACAATTTAGATATATCAAAATTAAGCACTGGAAATTATACAATTAATATCCAGTCTGAATCTGGTGCAATTACAAAGAAGATGATTATTAATTAA
- the fahA gene encoding fumarylacetoacetase has translation MPNIANDPQRKSWINVPENSDFPIQNIPFGVFITKEDVITIGTRIGNCAIDMGALQQLGYFEGIELTDDMFMQDTLNDFISDGKKTWRLVRNRLAELFDETNATLRDNKEHREVVIFSVDDIEMLLPVQIGDYTDFYSSKEHATNVGKMFRDPENALLPNWLHIPVGYHGRSSTIVPSGIPVHRPYGQTLPNGETTPVFGPSRLVDFELETAFITTDANLMGEPIPVEEAEEHIFGMVLFNDWSARDIQKWEYVPLGPFLAKNFASSISPWIVTMDALEPFRVKGPEQSPEPMPYLQQKGAKAFDINLEVAIKPENAQETVVSRSNFKYMYWSMAQQLAHHTINGCRVNSGDMMGSGTISGPTEDSYGSMLELSWGGQKPLQLNDGSERKFINDNDTVIIRGYCQKENLRIGFGEVSSKLLPAIDLKF, from the coding sequence ATGCCAAATATTGCAAACGACCCCCAAAGAAAATCTTGGATAAATGTTCCTGAAAATAGTGACTTTCCAATCCAAAATATTCCATTTGGTGTATTCATCACAAAAGAAGATGTTATTACTATTGGAACCCGAATTGGAAATTGCGCTATCGATATGGGTGCTCTTCAACAATTAGGATATTTTGAAGGAATTGAACTTACAGATGATATGTTCATGCAAGACACGCTTAATGATTTTATTTCTGACGGAAAGAAAACTTGGCGTTTAGTAAGAAATCGTTTAGCCGAGCTTTTTGATGAAACTAACGCAACTTTAAGAGACAACAAAGAGCACAGAGAAGTTGTCATCTTCAGTGTAGATGATATCGAAATGCTTTTACCTGTTCAGATTGGAGATTACACTGATTTTTACAGTTCAAAAGAACACGCTACAAACGTTGGAAAAATGTTTCGTGATCCAGAAAATGCACTGTTACCAAATTGGTTACATATTCCTGTAGGTTATCATGGAAGAAGTTCTACGATTGTTCCGTCAGGAATTCCGGTACATAGACCTTACGGTCAAACATTACCAAACGGAGAAACTACTCCTGTTTTTGGCCCTTCAAGATTAGTGGATTTTGAATTAGAAACTGCTTTTATTACAACTGATGCTAATTTAATGGGAGAACCAATTCCTGTAGAAGAAGCCGAAGAACATATCTTCGGAATGGTTTTATTTAATGATTGGAGTGCACGCGATATTCAAAAATGGGAATATGTACCACTTGGACCTTTCTTAGCGAAAAACTTTGCTTCGTCAATTTCTCCTTGGATTGTAACGATGGATGCTTTAGAGCCTTTCCGAGTAAAAGGTCCTGAGCAATCACCAGAACCAATGCCTTATTTACAACAAAAAGGAGCTAAAGCTTTTGATATTAATTTAGAAGTAGCAATTAAGCCGGAGAATGCTCAAGAAACTGTTGTTTCACGATCAAACTTTAAATACATGTATTGGTCAATGGCACAACAATTAGCACATCATACCATTAATGGTTGTAGAGTAAATTCGGGCGATATGATGGGAAGTGGAACCATATCTGGTCCAACAGAAGACTCTTATGGTTCAATGTTAGAATTGAGTTGGGGCGGGCAAAAACCATTGCAACTGAATGATGGATCTGAACGTAAATTTATTAATGACAACGACACAGTAATTATTAGAGGGTATTGTCAAAAAGAAAACCTTAGAATTGGTTTTGGTGAGGTTTCAAGTAAACTTTTACCTGCAATCGATTTGAAATTTTAA
- the glyA gene encoding serine hydroxymethyltransferase gives MQRDEQIFDLILDEQDRQIHGIELIASENFVSDQVMEAAGSCLTNKYAEGYPGKRYYGGCEVVDIVEQIAIDRAKALFGAEYVNVQPHSGSQANTAVFAACLKPGDTILGFDLSHGGHLTHGSPVNFSGKLYNPVFYGVEEETGVLNYDKIQEIATANKPKMIIAGASAYSRDMDFKRFREIADSVGALLLADISHPAGLIAKGLLNDPVPHCHIITTTTHKTLRGPRGGMIMMGKDFENPWGLTTPKGEIRMMSHVLDMSVFPGNQGGPLMHIIAAKAVAFGECLTDEFFRYAMQVKKNAQAMAEAFNKRGYKLISGGTDNHMMLIDLRNKGISGKDAENALVKAEITVNKNMVPFDDKSPFVTSGIRVGTPAITTRGLVEEDMETVVALIDKVLMNYSDEAVLEQVAEEVNDLMSERAMFVF, from the coding sequence ATGCAACGCGACGAACAAATTTTTGACTTAATTCTTGACGAACAAGATAGACAAATTCATGGAATTGAATTAATAGCTTCTGAAAACTTTGTAAGTGACCAAGTAATGGAAGCTGCAGGTTCATGTTTAACAAACAAATATGCTGAAGGATATCCCGGTAAAAGATATTACGGTGGCTGTGAAGTAGTAGATATAGTTGAGCAAATTGCCATTGACAGAGCAAAAGCTTTATTTGGTGCTGAATATGTAAATGTTCAACCTCATTCGGGTTCTCAGGCTAATACAGCTGTATTTGCGGCTTGTTTGAAGCCAGGTGATACTATATTAGGGTTTGATTTATCTCATGGTGGACATTTAACACATGGTTCTCCAGTAAATTTTTCAGGAAAATTATATAATCCTGTTTTTTATGGTGTAGAAGAGGAGACAGGTGTTTTAAATTATGATAAAATTCAAGAAATTGCAACTGCAAACAAACCAAAAATGATTATTGCTGGAGCTTCAGCTTATTCTCGCGATATGGATTTTAAACGTTTTCGCGAAATCGCAGATAGTGTTGGGGCTTTATTATTAGCCGATATTTCACATCCAGCAGGTTTAATTGCAAAAGGACTATTAAATGATCCAGTTCCTCATTGTCATATTATAACTACTACAACTCATAAGACATTAAGAGGTCCAAGAGGTGGAATGATTATGATGGGTAAAGATTTTGAAAATCCATGGGGATTAACTACTCCAAAAGGAGAAATTAGAATGATGAGCCATGTGTTAGATATGTCTGTTTTCCCTGGTAATCAAGGGGGACCTTTAATGCATATTATTGCTGCTAAAGCTGTTGCTTTTGGTGAGTGTCTAACAGATGAGTTTTTCCGTTATGCTATGCAAGTTAAGAAAAATGCACAAGCGATGGCAGAGGCTTTTAATAAAAGAGGTTACAAATTAATCTCTGGTGGAACTGATAATCATATGATGTTGATTGATTTAAGAAACAAAGGAATCTCGGGTAAAGATGCTGAAAATGCTTTGGTAAAAGCTGAAATTACAGTGAATAAAAATATGGTTCCATTTGATGATAAATCGCCATTTGTTACTTCTGGTATTCGTGTAGGAACTCCTGCAATTACTACTCGTGGTTTAGTGGAGGAAGATATGGAAACTGTAGTAGCTTTAATCGATAAAGTATTAATGAATTATTCTGATGAAGCTGTTTTAGAACAAGTAGCCGAAGAAGTAAATGATTTAATGAGTGAAAGAGCAATGTTTGTTTTCTAA
- a CDS encoding flagellar motor protein MotB, with amino-acid sequence MKRVILIMTLATMSLTSCVSKKKFTELEAKNKEIQDLLNTATVKLNTCLTEKEAFANQIDFLKKNNSDLINNMGNLTTLTTKGAENLEKSLESLKEKDLKINRLQDALTKKDSVTLALVTSLKREVGIDDPDININVEKGVVMISIADNLLFKSGSYEVSDKAKGVLAKVAKVINSKPDFECMVEGHTDNVPIKNSVLLDNWDLSVKRATSIVRVLHKELGVSPKQLIPAGRSSYIPLVENDSPANRAKNRRTRIIIMPKIDQFYEMIEKEMKTLAKE; translated from the coding sequence ATGAAAAGAGTAATCTTAATCATGACATTAGCAACTATGTCACTTACATCGTGTGTTTCTAAAAAGAAATTCACCGAATTAGAAGCTAAAAACAAAGAAATCCAAGATTTATTAAACACTGCAACTGTTAAATTAAACACATGTTTGACAGAAAAAGAAGCGTTTGCTAATCAAATTGATTTTTTGAAAAAGAACAATTCAGACTTGATTAACAATATGGGGAATTTAACCACTTTGACAACAAAAGGAGCTGAAAATCTTGAAAAATCATTAGAAAGTTTAAAAGAAAAAGATTTAAAAATCAATCGTTTACAAGATGCCTTAACTAAAAAAGACAGTGTAACTTTAGCTTTGGTAACAAGCTTAAAACGCGAAGTAGGAATTGACGACCCAGACATTAACATCAATGTTGAAAAAGGAGTTGTGATGATTTCAATTGCCGATAATTTGTTATTCAAATCAGGAAGTTATGAAGTTAGTGATAAAGCAAAAGGTGTTTTAGCTAAAGTAGCTAAAGTGATCAATAGCAAACCTGATTTTGAATGTATGGTTGAAGGTCATACTGATAATGTGCCAATTAAAAACTCAGTTTTATTAGACAACTGGGATTTATCTGTAAAAAGAGCTACTTCAATTGTAAGAGTTTTACATAAAGAATTAGGTGTTAGTCCAAAACAATTGATTCCAGCCGGTAGAAGTTCATATATTCCTTTAGTAGAAAACGATTCACCTGCAAATAGAGCAAAAAACAGAAGAACTCGTATTATCATCATGCCTAAAATTGACCAATTTTATGAAATGATTGAAAAAGAAATGAAAACATTAGCAAAAGAATAG